The following proteins are co-located in the Arvicola amphibius unplaced genomic scaffold, mArvAmp1.2, whole genome shotgun sequence genome:
- the LOC119805848 gene encoding LOW QUALITY PROTEIN: fibroblast growth factor receptor 3-like (The sequence of the model RefSeq protein was modified relative to this genomic sequence to represent the inferred CDS: inserted 1 base in 1 codon; substituted 1 base at 1 genomic stop codon) produces MGDCLHLAVILARVGSHGPSNPKPHDHAPHLPVTVLLVCKVKYGPSACYFEESVSQLSISSTEVPGPEPSQQKQVVFGCRDTMELICSLPGDACTGCTVWSKDGTELVASHRILVGHQRLQVLNVSHDDAGVYMCQQQLTQDVLCYFTVHVTNAPSSGDDEDGESVAEDTALLPSGPPYWTRPDHMVMKLLAVPATSTVCFHCAAADNPTPSISWLKNGKELRGEQHMGGIKLRHQHWSLVMESVVPSDSGYYTCVVQNKFGSIQQTYTLDVLEHFPHWPILHAGLPENQTATLGSDVEFHCKVYSDAQPHIQWLKHVEVNGSKTGPDGKPYATVLKIYWISDNLKADAHLYLXSVSEWDRYICXAMNFMSMAEKAFWSYAHSPPDAEGIHCSGRAVVVKVVAEVAFSLKPA; encoded by the exons ATGGGTGACTGTCTCCACTTGGCTGTGATTCTAGCTCGAGTTGGCTCACATGGCCCCTCT AACCCCAAGCCCCATGATCATGCCCCTCACTTGCCTGTTACAGTTTTGCTAGTTTGCAAAGTGAAGTATGGGCCTTCAGCATGCTACTTTGAAGAATCCGTTTCACAGCTTTCCATTTCATCCACAGAGGTCCCAGGCCCTGAGCCTAGCCAGCAAAAGCAAGTGGTCTTTGGCTGCAGGGACACCATGGAGCTGATCTGCTCTCTGCCTGGAGATGCCTGCACAGGCTGCACTGTCTGGTCTAAGGATGGCACAGAGCTGGTAGCTTCCCACCGCATCCTGGTGGGGCACCAGAGGTTACAAGTGCTGAACGTCTCCCATGATGATGCCGGGGTCTACATGTGCCAGCAGCAGCTCACTCAGGATGTCCTGTGCTACTTCACTGTGCATGTGACAA ATGCTCCATCCTCAGGAGATGATGAAGATGGTGAGAGCGTGGCTGAAGACACAG CACTTCTGCCATCAGGGCCCCCTTACTGGACTCGGCCAGACCATATGGTTATGAAACTGCTGGCTGTGCCAGCCACCAGCACTGTGTGCTTCCATTGTGCAGCTGCTGACAACCCTACCCCCTCCATCTCCTGGCTGAAGAATGGCAAGGAATTACGAGGGGAGCAACACATGGGGGGCATCAAG CTTAGGCACCAGCATTGGAGCCTGGTCATGGAGAGTGTGGTGCCTTCTGATAGCGGCTATTACACCTGCGTGGTTCAGAACAAGTTTGGTAGCATCCAGCAGACTTACACACTGGATGTACTGG AGCACTTCCCACATTGGCCCATTTTGCATGCTGGGCTGCCAGAAAACCAGACAGCCACTCTAGGAAGTGATGTAGAGTTCCACTGCAAGGTGTACAGTGATGCTCAACCACACATCCAGTGGCTGAAGCATGTTGAGGTGAATGGCAGCAAGACAGGCCCGGATGGCAAGCCCTATGCCACCGTACTCAAG ATTTACTGGATCAGTGACAATCTGAAGGCAGATGCACACCTTTATC TCAGTGTGTCAGAATGGGACAGGTACATTTGTTGAGCCATGAATTTCATGAGCATGGCTGAGAAGGCATTTTGGTCATATGCTCACAGTCCTCCA GATGCAGAGGGCATCCATTGCAGTGGTAGAGCTGTAGTTGTCAAGGTGGTAGCAGAGGTGGCATTTTCCTTGAAGCCTGCCTGA